The genomic window CCGAAGAATCACAGCGGAAGGCTTGACGGCGCCCTTACTTCGTCTTTCTGAAATAAGCATATGTCATCGGCTCACCGCTGCCACGGACTTCGGCTGCTGTGACTCTGCCCAAAAACAAGGTATGCGTGCCGGTATCCATCGAATTCGCGACTTCTGCCTCCATGGTGGTCAGTACTTCATCAAGCAGCAAAATGCCGGACGATCCGCGGTGCGCTTTGATTCCTTCAAATTTATTGGCATCCCTGCCGGATCTGTAGCCAAATCTTCTGACGAGGTCATGTCCATCCTGATCCAGAACGGATACGCCGAATTTGCCGCTTTGCATGATCAGTTCATGCGTGTAGTTTTTCTTATTAATACCAATCGCAATCTGCACGGGATCGGAAGTAATCTGGAAACAGGTATTGGCTGCCTGCCCGTTGTCTTTACCGTTAGTGACCGCCGTAATAATAAACAAACCGTAGGAAATGGACTGCACCGCTTTAACAATCTTCTCCTCGGGGCTTAATCCGGTCTGAGCAGGACTCGTCAGGGCAGCTTCGGCATTCTTGACGGAATCGTTCTTGTTGTTTTCGTTCTGCTTCGTTTCCTCCTCCACCCTGACAAAGTTGCTGGAATCAACACCGCAAACCGGACAGGTTTCCGGAGGCTGATCTCCTTCATGTATGTAGCCACAAACAACACAGCGCCATTTCATATCTCCACACTCCCTTTTATAACAATAATTTATTTATAATCATTGTAACTTACTTTTACAGATTTTTAAACTCCCAATATACTTTTTTTAGAAAGGTATGATTTAATTCCGGTTTCATCTCTTCCATGGCTTTTTTGCGGACAAGATCCTTAAAGGTTCCGAGGCTCGAACCGCTTAATCCCTGCTGCATCGCATACTGCCGGAATAGTTTCCAGTCAAGCTGCATCAGGTTTTCTTTCTGCCACAAAGCTACCGCGATCAGTTCGGCAAAAATTCTTTCAAAAATACTGTTCTGAGTAGTGGTATGAAGTTTTCCGGCCTGATAATCTGCTTTCCATATAATCAAGAAATCATGGATGTTCTTTAATTCAAAGTTTCTGCCGTCCCAGCAGACTTTCCAAACGAGCTCCGCCGCTCTGTTCTTGAAAGACCGCTTGGCAAATTCCCCTCTGAACTCCGGCATGAATACGAGTGTTGCCTGCATATGGTTCTCAACAAGTTTAATAAGGTTTTGTTCCTGTTTTTTGGCGATCCCGTCAAAAAACATCGAAAACGTATAGCGTTTGAGGACATCGGCCAGAAGCCTGGCGCTTGCCGCTTCATGCATCAGGAAATGTCGTTTGCCGTTTTCGACGTAGATAAGACCAAAATTGGTCGGTTCACCGTCTATGGCCTTTTTAAACTGCACAATTTCCGGGTATTGGTCCAGTCTTGCCCCAAGGATCCGAATCTTTTTTCCAATGAAAGACTTCAGCTTATATTCCAGTTCCCGGGGTCCTCTTGTCCCGACGATTTTAAATCCCTCAAGCGAGTAGTTCTGGTCGGCAAACTTTAGTGTCCCGGATACATGGCATTCCCGGCTAGCTACTTCCCACTTGCCGGAATCATGAAATAGGCCTGCCAGACGCAGATATAGATCTTCAGGGGTATTCCGAAATACGGCCATGGTATGTTCCCAGACATCCAGGGAATGGTACTGATTCTGTTCAAGACCTTTCAGCCTGGCCAACTCAGGTAAGTACATATCCCAGTAACCGATTCTGTCCAACATCCGCACAGCCTTTTCAGCCTCAGCCAAAACAAGAATCCCGGCAAGTTCCGCCGTAATTCTTTCCCGGGATGTGCTGCTCAAAAAAGAAAGATGGTCCGTTGCCTGCTCCCAGGTATCGGGATCGATTTCCAACGAGAACTTCACCGCGAATTTAACCATCCTTAAAATACGGACAGGATCTTCCCGGAACCGTTCATCAGGCTTACCGCAGGCTTTAAGAATTTTGGCTTCCAGATCCTTTCTGCCTTCCATCGGGTCATAAAATTCCCCCGACACCGGATCCTGATAAATCGCATTAATGGTGAAGTCCCGGCGCTGGGCATCTTTCTCTAGTTCTTCGGCCTGCACCACATCCACTTTGGAACCTTCCGTAAAAATGCTGGCTGTCGAGAAATGCCTGCCAATGATCCGAACGGAGAAGCCTTGCTCACGGAGGATATCTTGGACCTCTTCAGGGCTCAGCCCGCACACCAAATCCATGTCCGGAGACTCCAGTCCCAGGACCTGGTTACGTACCGCTCCTCCTACGATCCAGATGCGGGTATGGCGGGACAATTGTTCGATAACACTTTTCTGGAAGTCATTCATAGGACTCCTCCGGATCTCTTTTTATGCCTGTTTCTCACGTTTCAATATTCTGAGTTCCTACTTAGTTGAGCGTTCTATATTCAAGTACGTGTTTCTTAATACCCTGTCCTATCGTCTATAATATTGATCATTTGACCCGGGTCAGGATATTTAGCCAGATTTGTCTGGAACACTTCCCACATGCGTTCAGAGGTTTGAACCGTCCTGCCGCCGATATGCGGCGTAAGGAAGACATTATTCAGTTCCCAGAACGGGCTATCTTCCGGCAGCGGCTCTTTCCTGAATACATCAAGCGCCGCCGCAGCTATCTTCTTACTTTTAAGTGCTTCGATCAGGGCATCCTCGTCAACGACTTGTCCTCTGGCCACATTGACAAATAGTGCTCCGTCCTTCATCTGATGGATAAAGTCTGTATTAACAAAATCTTTCGTTTCCGATGTCAGCGGCAGGACGATTACAACTACATCACTGACCGATAGAATCCCGGGCATTTCCTCCGGGGTCACAATCTTCGCGAAAGCCTGATCCTGACTGCCATGAAGTGACACGCCATATACCGTCATCCCAAAAGCCCCGCACCGCTTGGCAATCTCTTTGCCAATGGTGCCTGCCCCAACGATGCAGACCGATTTGCCGTACATTTCGGAAATCTTCGGTTTTGCGCTGAATATCTTCTGTTCCTGCTGTGACACAAATGTATTGCCCTGTCTTAAGAGCATCAGGATACTCCAGATGACGTGCTCGGCCATCTGGATCTTATGGGCGCCTTTGACATTCGTCAGCACGACGCCTCTCGAAACAAGCCGGTCCAGAGGCAGCATATCGACCCCTGCGCTTAAGGTTTGAATCCATTTGAGATTCGGATACATATCAATTGTATCCTTTTTAATATCCCAGCCATACGTAAGCAGTACATCCGCTTCCTGATCTGCCTCCGTAAAGTCTCTCACCTGAACGATTCGGGTACTCGGTCGTATTGCCAGCAGCTTTTCCAGGAGATCATCCGGTATTTTTATACTGCTCAGGATCTTCATTGTATTTCGCTCCTCTTGCTTGACAACTATAATCATTTGGGTCTGGTCTGCGC from Dehalobacter sp. includes these protein-coding regions:
- a CDS encoding flavin reductase; the protein is MKWRCVVCGYIHEGDQPPETCPVCGVDSSNFVRVEEETKQNENNKNDSVKNAEAALTSPAQTGLSPEEKIVKAVQSISYGLFIITAVTNGKDNGQAANTCFQITSDPVQIAIGINKKNYTHELIMQSGKFGVSVLDQDGHDLVRRFGYRSGRDANKFEGIKAHRGSSGILLLDEVLTTMEAEVANSMDTGTHTLFLGRVTAAEVRGSGEPMTYAYFRKTK
- a CDS encoding CCA tRNA nucleotidyltransferase encodes the protein MNDFQKSVIEQLSRHTRIWIVGGAVRNQVLGLESPDMDLVCGLSPEEVQDILREQGFSVRIIGRHFSTASIFTEGSKVDVVQAEELEKDAQRRDFTINAIYQDPVSGEFYDPMEGRKDLEAKILKACGKPDERFREDPVRILRMVKFAVKFSLEIDPDTWEQATDHLSFLSSTSRERITAELAGILVLAEAEKAVRMLDRIGYWDMYLPELARLKGLEQNQYHSLDVWEHTMAVFRNTPEDLYLRLAGLFHDSGKWEVASRECHVSGTLKFADQNYSLEGFKIVGTRGPRELEYKLKSFIGKKIRILGARLDQYPEIVQFKKAIDGEPTNFGLIYVENGKRHFLMHEAASARLLADVLKRYTFSMFFDGIAKKQEQNLIKLVENHMQATLVFMPEFRGEFAKRSFKNRAAELVWKVCWDGRNFELKNIHDFLIIWKADYQAGKLHTTTQNSIFERIFAELIAVALWQKENLMQLDWKLFRQYAMQQGLSGSSLGTFKDLVRKKAMEEMKPELNHTFLKKVYWEFKNL
- a CDS encoding D-2-hydroxyacid dehydrogenase, producing the protein MKILSSIKIPDDLLEKLLAIRPSTRIVQVRDFTEADQEADVLLTYGWDIKKDTIDMYPNLKWIQTLSAGVDMLPLDRLVSRGVVLTNVKGAHKIQMAEHVIWSILMLLRQGNTFVSQQEQKIFSAKPKISEMYGKSVCIVGAGTIGKEIAKRCGAFGMTVYGVSLHGSQDQAFAKIVTPEEMPGILSVSDVVVIVLPLTSETKDFVNTDFIHQMKDGALFVNVARGQVVDEDALIEALKSKKIAAAALDVFRKEPLPEDSPFWELNNVFLTPHIGGRTVQTSERMWEVFQTNLAKYPDPGQMINIIDDRTGY